AGATTATTAAAAGCCAAAATTACTGCTGCAATCAGGAAATGTCTTATCCAGCTGAATGGCCTTTTGGGAAACAGCAATGCACTGATAGATGAACGGATCTGCAAGATGAAAGAAAACAGGGAAAGTAAGACAACAATTAATTAATGTTTGCtctcagttaaaaaaaaccaaaactataTTAGTTACATCTGCTATCAGAAATTCTGActgaaaaaatgtgttttcagtcTTTGATTCCCATAATATAATCTCACTCTGATGTAGGTTTTTGAGAACTGGGTTCACAGTTTTAATGCAGAAACTCAAATATTTGCTGTGTAGGAGAAAGTCAAATAAATAAGGTGTAGAATCAGGGACATGAAATCTGTTCAACTGAAAGATGCTAATATcagcaaaaaaaatcctcaaagaACCCCCCCACTATAAGTACTAATCAGCAGGCAAAAAAAGGATCGTGTCTGAAATATGAATTGCTGTATTCCTGAACCTGATGAAAATCCCACATAAATTCTGTCATTTACTCTTCTGAGAGATAGAGGAAACTGTTGTACTTAatcattaaatatatatatatatatatatatatatatatatatatatacatacatctctgaaaagaaaagtatatttttCAATGCCACTTGAAAATTATAATCCTAAAACCTATTGCAGAGGATCCTTTTTTGCTTCACTGACTTTCTcacacatggattttttttgcttttaccACATAAAAGATGGTAAGTAGAAAAAAGGCCAAAAGCAAATCCATTTGGTAGTGGGGGATAATGTTATCCTCAAGTACCAAAATGAACTTGAAAGTTGATATTTAGAAATTGAACAAAAATAGTTTTCCACTCAAAAAAGTTCCAAGTGCACTTCTGTTTGGTTGTCTTAAAATAACATAACTACTTTTAGGTTAGTTTGGCAATTGAATAAATATATGGGGTTCTCTCAGTGTATCATTTCTTGAAAACACACTATGAgttttgtattttctgttcttcagGTTGATGTAAACCAATATTAGGAAGAGGGAGGCAAATTGAAAACATTTTGTCCAGTTTTTGAGTTGGTGTAAAATAggtttattacagaaaaaagtTCTGCCTGCATTCTTGTGAGCTTACTGTCAGCATTTTGTGCATTATTCCTTTTGTGACACAGTCCTTAAAAAGAAGCTATCAAACTGAAGTTTTACAGTGACTAATGGTATATAGATgtatatttaattaatttttctgacaaagcaataactttttttttttaaataaaagactCTGACTACTTTAAGAAAATACAAATGGGATGATTAATTAAAAAAGTAGTTGATATACTTATACTGCTTATTTCAAGTAGTAAGATATGCTGAGATGGATGTCCTGATAGAATGTGTAAAGCTCTTTGATATTCTGGTTTACAAACAAAAGATATTTTCTCAGGAgtaattttaatggaaaaatcaGTGTTATGGTTTGTAACTGCAAACTATTCAAATATAAAAATGATTATACAGAAatctaaaaatacaaaatgctACACCTGACAGACAGGCTTCTTCAATCCCCTTAGCTTGTTTTCCCATGAAGACTGATCAATTTGTTAAGactaatttaaatatttagccACTGGTTTAAACGTGATGTTTAAGGCAGAGCACTGAACCTCTCCAAGCTAGAAGGACCGACTGCTCAGGGTGCTTTatacctgattttttttttttttaatttagtagACAACATTGAACAGTGATCACTGCTCTTAGGCATTTGTCAGCAAGCCTGGAAACAGTACTTATGCAGAGAGTGTATTGCATCCAGGACAGCAGAGCAACAGGACCCCCGGGTTACTCAGATGGGAACACTGGCGTGATGCAGCTTGCTGGGAGCCCTCCCGCAGCATGGTGCTGGGCTTGTACATGCTGTACTAACGACACACCAGCCTCAAAACCAAATGATGAGGATTATCTGCTTTCTCCTCCGCTGCCTGGCAGCTCAAGGAAGACACGAGGCACAGTCTAATGCATGCAGGAGCCTGGAGTTCTGCCCACTGGGGGAGACCGATCCCTGAGGAGGGtcagtccctctgcagagcaatTTGTTTAGCTGTGTctttctgtccctgctgctgtgcttatTGTGTTTTTCCCAGTGAAGAGCACACGGGAAGAAGTTCCAAACTTTGCTCAGATAACTGACTATGCAGCTCTTTGATACCTCTTTTTTCTGGCATTTAGTTTCCTCACCTGTCCATAGACTCAAGCCTATAAGGTGAGcacagggccctctgttcctGTACTTTACAGCCCGGTGTGGGAGTCCTGCACAATTCGTGCGTCCCACTTCATGTGTCTGTCCTAAGTTTGGATGCTATAGTAGGTGCCTGTGTCTGTATTAGGAAATCTCATAAGTGGTTTCAGTATATCTCCAAGGCTTTGGTACTTAACACTGCTCTGACAAATATAGTACAGAAAGAGCCAGGGAGACAGAGAAGTAATTCCTGATATATTTATAAAGACTGATTTATTTCAGTCTTTCAGATTTTGCAGCTCTAAATGCCTAACTAAGGTCCATGCTCTGGTCAAATGAGAAAACAGACCTCTCTAAATAAAAACTCGGGTTTACTTTTCTTCAGTGTTAAAATCTGTGCTGATGACATTCAGTCACTGTGTATGGGTTACCCCTGATTTCAGCTCTGTTACTTACAGGGAAAAGGACAAGGGGCACAGTCAGGGTTAcagccaccagcactgccaggcgaACTGACAGCAAAAGGGTGTCGAATGTGTACACTTTAGTGTATGTATGAAGAAGCTCATCTTCAACTTCTCCtatgaaaaggaaacagaaaggaGTTACGTCACTTAAGCAGTACCTTGAACATTTAAAAGGATCTTTATACTGCAGCCAGATAAGAGATAAGATTAACTTCAGCCCAGCTGCTGTCATTAGATACAAGTTATGGGCTAGacatgaaaatggaattttcccACTGTGACTGATACTAGTCCATCATTCAGAGATGATGAGGGTAATACAGCTCTGAGGTGATGCTTTGCACTCTAGTATCTTTGAGATGACTTTGAGAAAGTCATTAAGTGGATGTGGaacttgaagaaaaaataaattctgtgatATGAAACAACTCACTGAACTGGTAACAGCTCCTTTTGACCTCCACCCAGATGTCTCAGCTCTCAAGCAGAGCCCTCTTGCCCCAGTGATAGGGAGCAGAGTGTGCTGTATCATTCACTTCTCTGCTGTGTGGAGGGACTAACAGGGTAAAAACGTGGCGTTTGCACAAAATGGTGTGCTAATAGAGGGACCACTCTATTTGCCTATCGGTTAGTTTAGCCCATCCAGATTTTTTTACACTAGAATGATTCACACCTGTTTTTCAGCATAGATGAAACTGAACTAGTGGCGTCAGAGACAGATTGGATAGCACTTAATAGTGTCATGTAAAACCGTTGAGCACTAGAGTATTTTTAGTACTCTTGGCCTTTGCCAAGAGTCAAGTTTACAACAGCTTCTTACACAGTCTGAGTTCACAAAGTcaagggaaacaaaactgtAGTAGGTGCCttggaatttctcacaggtgaggAACTTGTGGCCTGACAGTTGGATAAGTCCCTCAGTTCACTCAGAAGGTTACACACCATGTATTATAATTGAATGTTGCTTAAACTTCAGGCCCCCATAAAATGCATTAATACTTGAGTCTTTGTGATAGAAAAAGATAATGCAGCCCGCCTGCATTAAAAAGTGAGGGAAAATTCTGCAGAGAACAGTGTTTTGACTTACCATAGAAGGTAAGATATCCAAAGAGGGCAGCCAGAAGATACATGATAAGCATGCCAGTGATGGAGATGTTTGAGACATTCTGCATCCGCTTTCGGGAGCGACTGAAgtgcaaaagaaagagaataacAGTCCTATAAAGTCTCTATTTGTACAAGAAGTGCTCTGAAGGGTCTTAGCTCTCTAACACACCCTCACCAGATAGGAAGTTCAGAAGTTCATAGCAACTGTATTGGTTACATAGAGCTCTTGATGCTTTACAACTCTGTGCAGTGCAGCACAGATTTATAAAATGTGTTGAAATTGCGTTTCTAGTGCTTTTTCTGAGCAACATAAAAACATGCCACATTATTTTGTATATCAATATTTATTAAATGTTAATCTCAAATGGTTTATTTtagatttaaataaaaaggaGGGACAAGAATTACAGGTCTGTTGACAATAATAGACGAGTTTCTAGCCATCTCCATATGAACAGATCCTTATATCTACATAGGGCTGTTCTGCAGGTTCAAGAACCCCTTACAGATCACATCCTTCCTTCATAAATCCTTTGGTTAAAGAAAATCTTCATCTTATAGGACCCGCAAGCATTTTCTCAagtaatattaatatttttatggcTTTTGAGGTTAAACCTACTGAAATCAGAGGTAATGGTTCTTAACCTCCTTGAGTGTTGCAACACACCCTCCTGTAATGCTTTTTTTGCTGTTCAGCAAATGCCTTTTATTAGCCCTTCCCAGCTGTTAACTCTGTGCTGTTTTAAGCGAGTATATTTGATTTTTGATATTTGTTAAGCAAAACAGGCTGAGTGAAGAGCCTATCTAAGACACCCAAACCAATGTCATCCCAAGAAATTTTAAGAGCAAGCAGCAACTGACACAGACACAAAACACATTTAGGTAATATTAGAAACTAGAATTATCTGTTTCAACCAAGTTCCCCAGTTTATTTCAGATAATTTGAAGGACTTCCCAGAGTCCTCCTCTACTAAGTAATATAGATCAATGCAGTGGTTCTCTGTCACCAATATCTGACTATAAGACCAAAGCAAAGCCAAAATCTGCTTAATATGGAAAGCAATATTTCACTATCACGTGAGTGTTCACACACCAGCAATCAATGGACAGCATGTAGAAAATTATCTATGGTTAACTGGAAGTATTGGACAAAATTTAAGAACCTTACTCTTTGAGTTCACTGTATATTGGTAGCACCTCAGGGTGGCATACGAATGCAAATGCCAGGATGGGAATTGCATAGGCAGTCTGTAAAATAAAGCTCCCATTAGTAACAATGGTCACGGCTGTACCTCTGACTTTTGGCAGGCAGCAGTTTAGCTGTGGTACAAGTGGTGGAAGACAAGTTCTACAGAACCTCCCTTACCCGTGAGTTGAACACAAAGTATTTCGGCTGGCACTTGTCACCGTTGTCGCTGTGTGCTTCATATTCTACACTGCTTTTCGGGGAGATATCTTTTGGCTCCTCAAGGCTTGGGAAGTGCCCAGCTGTGTTGTCCATCATGAAATTCACACCAGAACCGAGTGACTCATTTGATAACATGACCAGGTGCATTGGCACTGTGCTATTGGTGGCTGTCCAGTTTTCAACCCCGTGGTTCATGACAGGAAGAGGACAGGGTATTTGGGATTTCTTGAAGATCACCTACAAAAGAGTAGACAATGTTATCAGAAGAGTGCCACTATAGGAGATTACACATCTGTGGTATTCCAACAGAAGTATAAACAGACactgagaaagagaagaagcaaGAAACCAAGAGCTACCAATTCTGCTTCTTCTGCAAATATTTGCTGCTACTCTGCTTCTGCTGTTTTCCTGCTTAATTTTTTATTCTCAAGTgtttttttaacagattttttATTCTGACTTCATTCAGCAATACGTTGTTGATTTAATTCACTTGCAGGGGCTATTCTAACATAAAATAACCACAGTATGAAGTATAAAAGTGTTTAAGGTTTACAGAGTCTGTATTTGTCTGGAGACAATATCCAAACAGTCACCTACCACACTGACAAAGAAAACCATACAGGTCAGCGAAAACCCACTCGTATAACCAAGATAACCTGTgcagcaagaaaaacaaaacaaaacagaacaaaatagtTCAGTTACATAAAAATTCACAGTCCTAAAAGGACTAAGAAATGAACATAAGCAGGGCATTAAGCTTACCTAAGCTTTTTagaagggagaggggaagaatAATCACAACTGTTACAAGTATGACGAGGTAGTTCCCATTAAGGTACCATTCTCTAAAGAggaagaataagaaaaaaaatcaaatcatcATTGACATCAAAGTAAAAATTTGTCATCTCAGATTCAGGCTGGGAAAAGGTACCTACCCAGAATTCTCCTCAAGTTTCATAAACGCTCTGATGACTTCAGGAAGTTCATATTTAATAATAAAGAGGTAGCTTGAcattgctgggaaaaaaaacccaaacaaaaaaaacaccttcAGAGAACTGAGTTTCCAAAACTGTagttccaaaagaaaaaaagttttgctAAAGTAAGAGAAGAGTTTTATTTGAATAACAGTGTgactaaataaaaaaataaataaataaatcctttATATTGTTATGAACATGTTCTGAATAACATCTAGCATTCTGTATTAGAATAAAATACAGTTACTACTAAATTTATAGCATACTTAAATCActattaatttttccttttgcttttttgttacATGTTTTTTTCTCCAATGGATGCTGTCCATCCCCATTCTGTTGTAACTTTTCATTTACTTCCTCTACATCTCTTCAGCTGTCTTAGCCTTCCTACTTTCAACTTCTTTCTTCCAGTGTCTTCTCTATATATAAAGAAATCAAGTAGTTGTCAAGATTCCTGATGTAAGAGTGGACTTCTATACATCTCATTTAAAATGTACTGCCAGAAGTAGTACTTTTTAAATTTGTGTTTTTCATTCGTTTTGCATTTGTCACAGAGAAGTCTCTAAAGACCTATGGATCAATCTAGACAAGAACTAGAGGAACAGCTCTTCCTCTTTAATAGGAAAGCATACTTAATTTCTGAATTCAACCAATTTGACATCCAGGCTTGAGGGAGGAAAGGAATACCATAGAATAACACCTTTCATGAACAAAATCAAGAAGTCTTTTGCAGCACAGAGATGTGAACTACCTCTCTGCAGCAAAGTTGCTGTAACAGTATTGATCTATTGATGGAGTTTTGCAAACATAGCAAGTTCCAATAGAGAAATCACCAAAAATCCTGCATAAATTTAATTGACTAATGGCATATTTAATTTAAGTTTCAATTACTTCTCCTTAAGGAATCTGTAAGAATTACAATCTCCCTTTTGTTTTCAGATCAGGTGTTCTTAAGCCTCCTAACAGGCTTCTTCCAGGAtagtaaaggaaaaaagctttgTTGAATGAATGTACACTCTATCACTACTGTTTATATTGGTAAGTCTCCTGTTCTGAGACGATGGAGGTTATTTGATAGATATTTCACAGGAAGTATCTTTGTGGGTGAGtacattaaaaaattactttaaacaTGCATTTTATGAATAACACAACTCAATTTTTATTTGAAGGAATAATTCAAATATGTTCATTCAGCTGAAAAAGAACTACTGAAAAGCCTTTTATGCAGAAGTCAGAACACTGTGCTATTCCTTTTAGGTCAGACTAATATTTTCTAAGTTGAAGTAGATGCTTTAACTAGGTGCTAAGAACAGAGTGAGCCATACTCAATAAAGAGACTGTCCAGTTCCTTGAGGACAGTCAGTCAGGCTCTTCACTGGCCTGGAGAGATCCCAGGCAACTGTCTTTCACCATTCACTGAAGTGTCAGCTGAAAATGAGATGAATTCCTCATATCCTCCATTTTTACAATAGAATGTATGCTGTATCTGGTTCATCTCTGATTCCATTTAGCCAGacagaggagaaaatgaaaTCACTTGTGTTCTGTAGGAAGAGCATTGGAAGCTAGAAAACTTTTGTCTCTTACCTCCAATATTCTGCATTGTGACTGAAATGAAAACACCACACTTCCCAGGCCAGCCAAATGCCTTTGCTCCCAGTTTTTCATATATTAATGATCctgaaaagaaacccaaacaaaaccaaaacagaaatgtGGGCCACTACATTGGACATACTTAATAAATTGCATTCCAAGGTAAAATACATGCATGCAATACAGACTCTGTCAATCACAGCCTCCTACCTCCTTCTTTTGAAATCTTCAGTAAAAGGTGGACCGAGTAGAGTGACAATATTGCTACGCTGAGCAGCAAAACTCtgcaagaaaaagcagaaatcagGATCCTACACAGGCCATTAGAGACACTCAGTTGATTTGAATATACACTTGCTCATTCTCATGAAGTTCAATGTGTAATTTTCAGCAAGTTTGTTCTTTGGTCTCCCAGTGCTAAATGCAGAGCTAAGTGTCAACTGCAGCTTACTTGTGAGTACAGTTGCACCTTATGCACTCTAAGAGCCCCTGAAGGCTTGTTGAAGTCCACTAAGTGCTAGTTCTGTGCTAGTCCACAAGGACAAAATTTTATATCTTAACAAGATCCCACTGAAGTAAACAGATTTCTATGCAAGAATCTGGTCTTAGGATTTTCACCTGCCCACTGACCTCTCATCTTCAAATCTCTCCTTAGTCAGAGCtgtcaaaaaaccccacaaaaatgaAACCCAAAATCAAATTGTGACTGGGACACCTTCAATGCTACCTCTTGGCTGGTCACTGCATTTGACTTCTGCCATATCACTGTGCAGTGGGGGTTAGTTGCCTGCTGTGTGAGTACATTAGAAATCTTGCATCATGTTAAAGCACGGCACAAACCTGGAAAACCTGCTCTTGGAGCACTGGTAGCTTAACTTGTAGTCTTAGTCTGCTTGAAGGTACCAGTACCTGATTTCAATAATTCTGATTACTGCCATGTTCCTTCTACACAACAGGTGCATTTTATGTTATTTCTTCAGCTAtctgcctcttgcaaactgctTGTGAAAATGTAGCTTTGTATGACATTTTTGGGGCACAGCACTGTGCAAGCATATCTTATTACCTTAACCATCTTTTCATCAGCCTGCCCAAGTGCTGGTGAGGAAGAGAATAACATGACAGAGATAGAAAATATGGATGAACTTTTCCTATGGCTGAACAGGAGGTTGTGCCCACAGCTTCCCCTCCACTGAACACGTGGCTTGTTATAGATATAGGAGACACTGACAGCCAGGTTCATAAATGAGTTACAGTCTAGAGCAGACTCGGGCCCTGGGGCAAGGTGATGACCACCAGAGCATCAGAATTTCCTCTGAAGTTTGCCTCTTCAAGAGAGACAGCACCTTGGTGTGGGCAGGATTGTCTCCTGCTGTGGGCTCATGCAGTATGGTAAAGGGTGTCTGAGGTGGCAGTGTGTCCTGAAGAGGTGGCATCCTCCTTGATCAGGGCACCCTTGCAGCTGCTGTTCAGAGACATGATCTCTGTGTCCTGACTCATGAGGTGGGGAAAACCAAAGTCCTCCTGGCTGCACATGCTAAATCATGCTGGGCAGCAGAAGTGCTGCTTTTGGAGTTTTGTGAGCCTTCTATTTTCCTTCACCCTGTAGAACACCTTCCAGCATGAAAGCACTTGGGCAACATGAGAAGAGTAATTACAAAAATTTAGACCATGCTCCCAGCATCATCTAAATTAGAATTCATGTCCAGTAGTTTCCATTTCATAGATGGGATTTTTCTGTCCCACTAGCACTAACATCATGTGTTGTGAAAACAGAGGAACTTCAAGCAAGCAGATAACTGCTGTGGGGGTAACAGTATCTACACACAACTTCatacttttaaataaaattccttCCTTTACCAAAAGGGAGAATGCTCTCATGCAGGAAATATGAAAATAACATAGTAAAGAAAGTGAACTGTGTGAGCGagatacttttctttttttgctttagcATTACTACCTACTTTAGCAATGCCAACAGAGCTAATACCATTAAGCTCATATCAGAATTTTTAGCCACCAGTCAGTATAAACagaatttcaaaataaagatattataaaggtaatattttttctgttagTGAGGCTTAACATATCACAGTTTTCTTTCCAGTGATCATTTATGAACATACCAGTTAGTACAAGTGATCAGAGAAAACtggaggacaaaaaaaattctacatttTTCTGATCCTGATAAAATGTGAGTTTTAGAACTGGCTTCTAATTTTTGCTCTGCAAACACTTTATCTAAACCAGCTGGGTGCAGGTGTTATGAAGTGCTTATACAGAACAGCATTTGAATCTACAATGaattttcagttaaaatttTTATTGGCAAAACAGGAGATGTTTCTTAGCAACTGTAAGCTACATGTAACATTTTAGATGCTGTTGATGTCATAGTTCCACAGTCCCCACAAGCAAGAAGTTCTATGAAAACATGCTAGATTTCAGTAATGTCAAAAAATGGCTTATTGTCACACAGTAATATCATGGTTATTCCAGTCTCATGGGAAGTTAAATTAAGGCTTCAGGCTAAAATTAAAatcagttattaaaaaaatctccaaaatttatttttgataCAGTTTGTCACATTAAAAGGAGCCAGATATTAGCCATCAATTAAAAAATGATCCCTTGACTATGTGTTACTGTCTGTCAAAACCCATGTGTAGATGCTGTTTGTCAGCCACAGAGCAGTGCTGTCCTTTGTGCACATTGGgtacagacagacagacagacttgAAGCAGCATCAGATCTGTGAATGCCTTTGCACTCAAAGCATGTTGCCATTTCAGATTATATCGAATGCTCTTCTTCCATTTCTACATAGTAATTAGATAATTGGGGTGATGCAAACATATTTGTGGGTGATTTAATTCCCTTGTTGGATTCCCATACTGAACTGGCAAGATTGGTCTTGTTATTTTAGGATCAGCATGCTGTTCTTTCCTTCTGATTTTTGACCGCACAGTATCAATTCACAGTCGTGTTTCTAAGACAAAGGAGGtctaaatattaaaaacataaaaggTTTTCCAGCAGTGAATGGTTCCTTGTGGTGAAGCTGAAATACTTTCATTACAGAGGCTCTTACAAGAATCTTCTGCTAACAAACCAAGATTAACATACCTCTCTAATCATCAAAACTCCACCTCCAGTCCCCTGCTTATATTCTATGTGCTTCTTTTTCTATGTACTTACATGAAAAGGATAATTCCTGTGTTGGCCATGGCATAGGAGAGCCCTAAGATGCCGCTGCCCATAATGGCATTGCTGAGGTTGAACGAGGACATTCCAAAGGAAGTTCTGCCCCTGTGCTGTTGGGTGCAAGAACAGAAAATGGCAATTCATTTGCATTTTACTGAGCATGACTGGGTAATTATCCTCATTGCTCGTGTTCCCTGTACTGCTCCCTTGATCCCTAGAGGTGGAGCTTTTTCAAGGCTCCCAAGCCCAGAGGGACTTGCTACCATAAGGCGCCTAATCCAAAAACAGCCATGCTGGTAGTGTTTGCCTCTTCCCACTCTTTCACTGTCTCAGTCAGGATGAGGCTTACATTCCTGACAGGTGACTTAGGTGACACAGTTACACTGGCTATGTTGGCCAGCCTCCATGGAAATACATGCTGTTATCAAACAGATTTCTCAATTACCgatttttaaatattcagaTTAAAAAACATGTAAAACAGATTATTGAATTTGTCTCCAAGTAGaatgtgctttttttctttgggGAACTAAAAAGGtgtctggggaaaagaaaaaaggagtgCTGCATGCTTAGGGCTGGAAGCAGAAAATGGTAGAGGACAAAACCTAGGAGAGAGGGGATGGTGTGTGAATGAGTTACAACTGACATcaagtggaaaagaaaaagggaacaTGGCTCTTAATTTTAGTttacaaacacaaaaaatatttttgacttTATGTGATCGTTCCTTAATAAAATTTGTAACACCACTGATAAAATAATGCCTTTCATTTCATCAAATTCACTAAAAATTGAGTAACAATAAATTGTGAGCAGGGAGGTACCCACATGCAtgccccaggagctggtgtGCTTCCACTTGCATGGGGAGCTGTCTAGGGAACTGGATGTGAGCTGACTGTCCTCAGCATCATAAAGCCAAAACAATAAGGTTTTCTTTAAAGCAGTGCAGCTGAATGTAGATTCATTACACAGATGCTGGAAACTAGAAATACAAGGATGCATGCACTAAGGCACAGATCTACCTGGCTGTAGGAGCAGCAATGTCCTTCTGAGCCCAATGTCCTGTTAGAaaaatgcatgcaaacccccCATCTGCACATCTCAGCTGGGATTACATGGAGATGCTACTGAAGCTCAAGTGTGATCTAAAGAATTTTTCTGGTGGCTTGTGAAGGAAAGACTCAGTTTTACTTGTAAGACAACAGAAAGGGTTTGCTGCACTGTTAGAAAATGTGTTTACCCTTTGAAAGCCAAGACTATGCTTGGAGCTGGCCAGGCTCCAGGGTAATTTTGCTTACTGACACTTTAAGATAAAAAACAGGTCAATAAGATTGACTTTGTcatcattcattcattcattcaaaAAAGAATAAATCTTACATATTCTTCATTATATTCTTCCAATTTCTTTTTATCCAGATATCCATTTGTAAGGAACTTCTGACTTTCTGCATCATCACTAGCAAAGGGACTGAACACAaagcaaaataagaaaacattAGATAAAGGTTATGTCACACATTTTATTTGAGTAGTGCCTTTTGTCATCAGTGGAAACTGTCCTTTGACATTGctatgaatatttaaaaatccaTCAAATAAAAAGCTCTATTCTCCTGTAAAGTTCTCATGTCCAATGGCACGTTTAGTAGATCTTTGCTTTGATTTGGAATTTAGTTTTAGAGCCAGTAATCTTCAAATTACACCTGATTGCAGATGTTGGAAAGCAGATCCATACTGTCAGTAACATGCTGAAGATGAGCACGTGCTTCATGTCTGGGGAGCAAAGGGCCTTGCAACTGCTGTGTTGGAGATATGTGCTGGAGGGAGCAGCAAGCTGAGAGCAAGACTGATGGCTGGTTTTGAGATGTCTTTTTCCAGCCACACAGGTGCTAGTGTTGTGGTGGGTTCTGCTGGAATATCTAAGggtgggctgtccctgctgccctccaTACCTTGCCCTGGGGAACATTCCCCCTCAGTGTGCTCAAGCACTCTCTGCTCTGAAAGGGCATTAATTACACATGTACTATCTGACTGGAGTAGCTGGAAATTGCCAAGGGTTAGTCTGTGCTGGAAGCCTGAAGATATCAGTCCAGGTGGTGGCAGGCTGGGGGGGACCTGTGCTGCcttgctgctctgggcacactGTCctccagagcacagagcagggagggtcAGTGCTGTGGGGAAACTTCCCAGATGCCATTAATGAAGATTATTTATTGATTACTGCTTTCTAGCCTTAACAGAGCAGATAAATGCTTACCTGCTAATTGCAGCCTTTTCCGAATCGGCCGGCTCTCTGTAGTTGTCTTCGAGGCTTTCCCCGCTGTTGCTCTGATCATCAGGTTCGATGTTGACTTTTTGCA
The nucleotide sequence above comes from Passer domesticus isolate bPasDom1 chromosome 5, bPasDom1.hap1, whole genome shotgun sequence. Encoded proteins:
- the SLC38A4 gene encoding sodium-coupled neutral amino acid transporter 4, producing the protein MDRMELQKVNIEPDDQSNSGESLEDNYREPADSEKAAISSPFASDDAESQKFLTNGYLDKKKLEEYNEEYHRGRTSFGMSSFNLSNAIMGSGILGLSYAMANTGIILFIVLLLSVAILSLYSVHLLLKISKEGGSLIYEKLGAKAFGWPGKCGVFISVTMQNIGAMSSYLFIIKYELPEVIRAFMKLEENSGEWYLNGNYLVILVTVVIILPLSLLKSLGYLGYTSGFSLTCMVFFVSVVIFKKSQIPCPLPVMNHGVENWTATNSTVPMHLVMLSNESLGSGVNFMMDNTAGHFPSLEEPKDISPKSSVEYEAHSDNGDKCQPKYFVFNSRTAYAIPILAFAFVCHPEVLPIYSELKDRSRKRMQNVSNISITGMLIMYLLAALFGYLTFYGEVEDELLHTYTKVYTFDTLLLSVRLAVLVAVTLTVPLVLFPIRSSISALLFPKRPFSWIRHFLIAAVILAFNNLLVIFVPTIKDIFGFIGASSATMLIFILPGAFYLRIVKKEPLRSPQKIGALIFLIVGIIFMLVSMTLIVMDWIYNPPSSRHH